The proteins below come from a single Sander vitreus isolate 19-12246 chromosome 15, sanVit1, whole genome shotgun sequence genomic window:
- the narfl gene encoding cytosolic Fe-S cluster assembly factor narfl, whose protein sequence is MASHFSSVLQLTDLDDFITPSQECVKPIKIEKKQGKSLAKIQIEDDGSYVQVNQDGGKQKLEKAKISLNDCLACSGCVTSAESVLITQQSHEELLKVLRNNKENATEQKVVVVSVSPQSRASLAAYFDLSSSETGRRLTSFFKGLGVHHVFETSFSRTFSLLESQREFVERFQRKEQDSNRLPMLTSACPGWICYAEKTHGEFILPYISTTRSPQAMMGSLVKGYFAEQQGLSPQQIYHVAVMPCFDKKLEASRSDFYLEKDETREVDCVITSGEVQKMLEEKNVSLNDVEPAPLDTLFSSVSGGEFLSHAGSGSGGYLHHVFTYAAKQLFGEEVKDLTYKILRNNDFQEVTLEKDGVVLLNFASTYGFRNIQNLVQKLKRGKSPYHFVEVMACPSGCLNGGGQVKPKPGQSPKELLQKVEELYKAERPLSPEDDTRVAELYQSWLNSVGEERAKELLHTHYHPVEKMKNGLTMKW, encoded by the exons GAATGTGTCAAACCTATTAAAATAGAGAAGAAACAAGGTAAATCTTTGGCCAAGATTCAAATAGAAGATGATGGCAGTTACGTCCAAGTCAACCAG GATGGTGGGAAGCAGAAGCTTGAGAAAGCAAAGATCTCGCTGAATGACTGTTTGGCCTGCAGTGGCTGTGTCACCTCAGCTGAGAGCGTCCTCATCACGCAGCAGAGCCACGAGGAGCTCTTAAAAGTGCTGCGCAACAACAAG GAAAACGCGACGGAGCagaaggtggtggtggtgtcggtgTCACCGCAGTCCAGAGCCTCCCTCGCAGCATACTTTGACCTCAGCAGTAGTGAGACAGGCAGGAGGCTCACATCCTTCTTTAAAGGCCTTG GGGTTCATCATGTGTTTGAAACAAGCTTTAGTCGGACCTTTAGCCTGctggagagccagagagagTTCGTGGAGCGTTTCCAGAGGAAGGAGCAGGACAGCAACAGACTTCCCATGCTGACATCGGCCTGTCCAG GTTGGATTTGCTATGCAGAGAAGACCCATGGCGAGTTTATTCTTCCATACATTAGTACCACTCGCTCCCCCCAGGCGATGATGGGCTCTCTGGTTAAAGGCTACTTTGCTGAACAACAG gGGCTAAGTCCACAGCAGATCTACCATGTGGCAGTTATGCCCTGCTTTGACAAGAAACTCGAGGCCTCGAGGTCAGACTTCTACCTGGAAAAAGACGAGACTCGAGAAGTGGACTGTGTCATCACATCTG GAGAGGTTCAGAAAATGCTGGAGGAGAAAAATGTGTCTCTTAATGATGTGGAACCTGCACCCCTAGATACATT GTTCAGCAGTGTGAGTGGGGGTGAGTTCCTGAGCCATGCCGGAAGCGGGTCTGGGGGTTACCTCCATCATGTCTTCACCTATGCTGCTAAGCAGCTGTTTGGAGAGGAGGTGAAGGATCTCACGTACAAGATCCTCAG GAATAACGACTTCCAGGAAGTGACTCTAGAGAAAGATGGAGTAGTCCTGTTGAACTTTGCTTCCACATACGGCTTCCGCAACATCCAGAACCTGGTGCAGAAACTTAAGAGGGGGAAGTCGCCTTACCACTTTGTGGAAGTTATGGCCTGTCCATCAG GCTGTCTAAATGGTGGTGGACAGGTGAAGCCCAAACCTGGTCAGAGCCCAAAGGAGCTTCTCCAGAAGGTTGAGGAGCTCTACAAGGCAGAGCGCCCCCTATCGCCAGAAGATGACACCCGTGTGGCCGAGCTGTACCAGTCCTGGCTCAACAGTGTAGGGGAGGAGAGAGCCAAAgagctgctgcacacacactacCACCCTGTGGAGAAGATGAAAAACGGACTCACTATGAAGTGGTGA